In Candidatus Paceibacterota bacterium, the DNA window CCTCATCGGCGCCGTGTCGTTCGGCTACTTCGTCGCCGTCAAGAGCCTCTCGAGCGTTTATTACCAGAAGGGGGTCGTCGCCCTTAACGCCTCGGGCGACCTCGACAAAGGCGAGGCTGATATATTGAACGCGATCTCGCTCTCTCCGGCGCCTCTTTATTACCAGTCCGTCTCCGAGATCTATCTTGCCCGGCTCAACAACCTCTTCAACGATACCAAGATAAGCCAGACCGAAGCGCAGTCGAAATTCCAGAGCCTCCTCGGCACCGCTATCCAGGCGGCGCAGGCGGCGGTCGCGGCTGATCCTACGGATTATAGGAATTATATGACGCTCGGCCGCGTATTCGAGGCGGTCGTACCGCTCAACATCGAAGGCGCGTACGACAATGCTAAAAAGGCATATGAGCAGGCGCTCGCTCTCAATCCGCAGAGTCCCGAGGTGTATCTCGTTATGGCCCGCCTCGAAGTCGCTAAGAAAGACAACGACGCTGCAAAAGCGGATATCGACGAGGCGCTGAAGCTCAAGAACGACTACGCCGACGCGATATACCTCCTCTCGCAGATCCAGATCTCGGAGAACGACGTGGACGAAGCGATCAAGTCCGTTTCAGCGGTCGCCACGCTCTCGCCGTCGGATCCGGGCATATTCTTCCAGCTCGGCCTTCTCTACTACAGCAAGAGGGATTATCAGAACTCGACCCTCGCGCTCGAGCGCGCGGTGGCCTTGAATCCGCAGTACGCGAATGCGAAGTACTTCCTCGGTCTCTCTTACTATCTGACCGGCGCCAAAGACAAGTCGCTCCAAGAGTTCCAGGACCTCGCCGCATCGAATCCTGACAGCCAGGAAGTGAAGAGCGCGATCGCCGCCCTTGAAGCGGGCAAGTCGCCGGTTCCTGCGTCGAACGCGGTCAATCAGCCGAATCTGCCGGTTAAGCAGTAGGGAATAATAGGCCGGTATGGTCAAAAGGATACTTTCATTCGTCGGTCGCGAGATAAGCGGTCTCCATGAGGCCGCTTATCTGCTTGCCATATCGTCTGCCGCGTCCCTGGTATTCGCGCTCGTCCGCGACAGGCTCCTGGCACATATACTCGGCGCTTCGCCCGCGCTTGATGTGTACTATGCGGCGTTCCGCGTGCCGGATTTCATCTTCGTCGCCGTCGCCTCGCTCGTCTCGACGTCCATATTGGTGCCGTTCCTGATCGAAAGCAGGGAAAAGGAAGCGGGAGGCGCGGCAGGGGAATTGAAGACATCTATCCAGAGCCTTTTCTCGGCGTTCTTCGTCCTGATCTTTGCGGTATGTGCCGCGGCGTTCTTCCTGATGCCGTGGCTCGATCGGATGCTTTTCCCGAAGCTCTTCGGCGAAGGGCTGGGGGATACGCTCGTGACGACGTCGAGGCTCTTGCTCCTCTCGCCCGTGCTCCTGGGCTTCTCCTCGTTCTTCGCGTCGATCACCCAGATGCAGAACAGGTTCATGGTCTATGCGGTCTCGTATCCGCTCTATAACATAGGCATCATCGCCGGCATCGTATTCTTTTTACCGCATATGGGCGTCGCGGGGCTCGCATTGGGCGTCATCCTGGGCGCATTGTTCCTGTCTTTGACACAGATACCGCTTGTCATCAAAGACGGGCTTTTCCCGCGATTGTCGGTGCGATTCGACTGGTCCAAAGTCCGCCGCGTGGCCGCACTGTCCGTGCCGAGAACGATAACGCTCTCGTCCCAGCAGCTTACGAACCTCGGTTTAGTCTCGCTCGCGTCGTTTCTGGGAGCCGGTTCGATCTCTATCTTTAACCTGGCATTGAACCTGCAGTCGGTGCCTCTTTCCATCATCGGGGCGAGCTATTCATCCGCCGCATTCCCGGTATTGGCGAAACTAATGGCGCAGAAAGAGAGGGAGGCGTTCTTGGGCAAGATGATATCGGCGGCCAAGCACGTCATATTCTGGTCCATGCCGATCACGGTATTGTTCGTCGTCCTGCGCGCGCAGATCGTCCGTGTGGTTCTTGGATCGGGCGAATTCAGTTGGTCGGATACGAGGCTCACCGCCGCAGCATTGGCATTGTTCGTCATATCATCGTTCGGGCAGAGCCTCATGCTCCTGTTCGTGAGGTCGTTCTATGCCGAAGGCAAGACCGCTAAGCCGCTTCTGATCAATATGATAGCGACTGCGGCGACCATAGGCATGGCATTCGGCTTGATAAAGCTGTATCATGCGGCGCCGTCGTTCGCGCTCTTCGTCCAAGCCCTCCTCCGTACCGACGGCGCCGCCGACTCCGCTGTCCTGATGCTTCCGCTCGCGTTCACGCTCGGCGCACTCCTCAATCTCTGGCTCCACTGGCGATCATTTGCGCGGGAATTCCCCGGCTTCACGCGGCCCGTCATGACGACCGCCTGGCATTCCGTCGGCGCGTCCGTCGTCGGCGGATATGCGGCATACCTGTCGCTCGGTCTCTTTGACGATATATTCGGGCTCACCACGCTCTTCGGCGTATTCATGCAGGGTTTCTGCGCCGGGCTCATCGGCATCGTCGCTATCGTCATCGTCCTCAAAGCCATGAAGTCGCCCGAAATGAAAGACATCCACGAAGCGATCGCGCACAAAGTGTGGAAAGTAGACAAGGCGAGCCTGGATCAGTTGCCGTCATAGTATTCCACATACCTCGTCGGGGTCGCTGTCTGGCCCTGCTGGGCCAGCGCTCCCGCTCGGCCCGTCGGCCTGTGCGAGACCCCTCCAAGGCATGTGGAATACCATGAAGCCAAAAAAACCCGCAGAGCGCTTGCGCGATGCGGGTTTGGAGGGTCTCGGGACCTAAATGATCCCGTCTTTCTCTGCGCGAGCCTTATCCCTCGACGTGACTTTCACCATCGCGAGGTAGAAGGGGATCATCGCAAAGAGCGAGAGGCTGAACGAGAGGTTTTCAGGGAGGACAAGGCTTAGAAACGTGTGAGCCGCCATTGACGCACCGTAACCAGTAAGCATTGCCGTGAAAACCGCCATTGCCTGACGCTTGATGTAGATGTTCTTTTTGTAAGAGTTCATGAGTATCTGTCTATATTATACACCTAAAATAGCCATATTGTCAAGTCCAGGAACGGCCTCAAATAAGGATAAAATTGGTCAAAACCCGCGAACTATGATATTTTGGCCTCACTGGGCCGCAGGCCTCTATCGACACTCTCGCTATGGACATCTCCCGCATCCGAAATTTCTCCATAATCGCGCATATAGACCACGGCAAATCCACGCTTGCCGACCGTCTGCTTGAGATCACAGGCACCATCGAGAAGCGTAAGATGCAGGAGCAGGTGCTCGATTCGATGGAGCTCGAGCGCGAGCGCGGCATCACCATCAAGATGCAGCCGGTGCGCATGCGCCACGTCGTAGACGGTGTCGAATACGTCATGAACCTCATCGATACGCCGGGGCATATCGACTTTTCATATGAAGTCTCTCGCGCTCTGAAGGCTGTCGAGGGTTCGATCCTCCTTGTCGACGCGACACAAGGCGTTCAGGCGCAGACGCTCACGACCCTGAACATGGCGCGCGAATCAGGTCTCGTCATCGTGCCTGTAGTGTCCAAGATCGATTCGCCGCTCGCGCGCGCGGACGACGTGAAGCTCGAGATCGCGCAGCTTTTGGACATACCTCTCGATTCCATCCTCGGCGTGTCAGGAAAGACGGGCGAAGGCGTACCGGAGCTTTTAAAGGAGCTTATAAAGCGCGTTCCTGCCCCGAAGACGGAGATCGGCGCGCGCGGCGGAGAGACGGGCGCTGAAAACGCCCCGAAAGATTTTCGCTCCCTCGTCTTCGATTTTCAGTATTCGAACCATCGCGGCGTGACGGTCTATACCCGTGTCATGGACGGCTCGGTGAAGAAGGGCGATACCCTTCGCTTCCGCATCGCGAACGAGACGTTCATAGCGAACGAAGTGGGCATCTTCTCGCCTGACGAGACTCCGCGCGACTCGCTTTCCGCGGGAGAGATCGGATATATCGTCACGGGCGTCAAAGAGCCGGGCATCGCATCGGTCGGCGACACGATTACGCTCGATAAAAGCGCATTGCCGCCGCTCGCGGGATATATGAGGCCATCGCCGGTCGTATGGGCGTCTATATATCCTGAAAGCCAGGACGATCTGACGCTCCTGCGCCAATCGCTTGGCAGGCTGTCGCTGTCGGATTCGGCATTCACGTACGAAGAAGAGTCGTCGGGCACGCTCGGCCGCGGCTTCAGGTGCGGATTCCTCGGCATGTTGCATCTCGAGATCATCACCGAGCGATTGCGCCGCGAATTCAACTTGACCCTTGTCGTCACGACGCCGTCGATCACGTATGAAGTGACGCTCAAGAGCGGCAAAAAGACCATTATATATTCGCCGCCGCTCTTCCCGGATGAAGGCGAGATCGCGCGCATAGAGGAGCCATGGGTGGAGCTCAAGATCATAACGCCGAACCAATACATCGGCGCCTTGACGCAGATCATATTCGAGCATGAAGGCACTGCCGACAGCATGGATACATGGGGCGGAGCATCGATGGAAAGGACCGCGATCACGGTTTCTATGCCTTTGCGCGAGCTCATGCGCAATTTCTTTGACACCGTTAAATCGGTGACTGCGGGATATGCGTCTATTTCATACGAGCAAAAGGGAATGAAAGTCGCCGATGTTCAGCGTCTCGATATTTTGATCGGCGAGGAGGTCATCCCAGCATTCACGCGCATCGTCGCGGCGAATAAGGCATACGAGCAGGCCGAAATGGCCGTCGAGAAGCTCGAGCAGATCCTGCCGAAGCAGATGTTCGTGACCAAGATCCAAGGCAAGGCCGGCGGACGCATCCTCGCGTCGCGCCAGAAGGCGGCTTTGAAGAAGACTGTTACCGCGCATCTGTCGGGCGGCGACATCTCGCGAAAGAAGAAGCTTTGGAACATCCAGAAAGAGGGTAAAAAGCGCATGCTCGAGCGCGGCCAAGGCGACATAAACATCCCGCAGGAGGTGTTCGTGAAGATGATGCGGATGGGGGAATAGGTTTGACGGGTTTTCAAATAAGGGTAGTATCAGGTTCGAAACTAAACCTGTTCTTACTATGGAAACTAATATGCACCACACGCTCGCGGCGCTCGAAGCGCGCCGGCAGTATCATGAAAAGCGCATCAACCTCATCAGTGCCGCGCTCTTGTTTTTGACGGAGCGGGGCTCGATCTCGCAGGACGGCAGGATCGTCTTTCAACTGTACCGTCAGCAGTCGAGCCCCGAAGGCGCGGCAAGGAGATGGGAAGGCAACGACTTCCTTGAGACGCTCAGGCGCGCTCTCGCCGAAGTGGAATCGGAGAGGCGGGGTCCGAGCAGAATCTTCCGCTTTGAGCTCTTCATCCAGGTCGACGACTTCCGGGTCGCCATCGATCCGAAAGACGCTCGGGCCCTTATTCGGGAGATCGCTCCGGAAATGCCCGTTGAGAAGCGGTTCGACTTCACTCTCGATTCCCGCATCTCCGACGAGGTCGGTCCGATGGTGTTCGGTCCCGGCGACCATCCGCCGTCGGTGTGGTACGACTGGGAAGAGATCCCTCATCCCGCGGCTGCCAGTCATTGGAAGAGCTGATCTAATAAATATGCCCCGCGCACGTACGTGCGCGGGGCATTTCATTCCTCGCTAACGGTATAGAGAAGGGATGTAGAGGAGGATCATCGATACGACGATGAGGACCGCGATGGCCCCCCAGACGATGTTCAGGATCTTCCTATGCTTCGGGTTAAGTAACATGCTATAAAGTATACCATGAGGGAATTCCAGGAACGCCGCCGGATAAAAAGGCTCCTCCATTCGCGCTATGCGATCGCCGCTCTCGCGATCATGTGCCTCTTTCTGGGTCGAGGGGTCTGGAACGTGTATGCCAAATATGAAAAAAGTCGCGACATATCGGCGCGCATGGAGACCGAGCTCTCGGCTCTCCAGACCCGCGAGGACAGCCTGAACGGCCAGATAGTCGCATTGGGCACTCCTGAAGGCAAAGAACGGGAGATACGCGACCGATTCGGCGTCGTGAGGGCGGGGGAAAAGATGGTCGTGCTCGTGGACGAGGCTTCGAATACGGATCAGACGGCGGCCGTGGCGGAGATAAGCTGGTGGGAGAAGCTCCTAAGCCTTTTCAGATAGTTTTAATGGTATAATGGGCATTATGAAAAAAGTAGAGATATATTCGACCCCGGTCTGCACGTACTGCGCCGCCGCAAAAGATTTCTTCAAGAAGAACAACGTAGAGTATACGGAATATAACGTGGCATCCGACCAGGCCAAGAGGGCAGAGATGCTCGAAAAGTCAGGCCAGATGGGCGTGCCGGTCATCGACGTAGGCGGCGACATCGTCGTCGGATATGACGAGAAAGTGCTCAAAGAGCTTCTCTCGATAGCGTAAGACGGATCGGCCGCGCGACCTTTGGTCGCGCGGCTTTTCGTATGCTATAGTCATTTTTGCCGCCTTCGTAGTTCAATGGATAGAATAGCTCACTCCTAACGAGTAGATCCAGGTTCGATTCCTGGCGAGGGCACAATAGCCTTGTTTTCGAGCCTTTTTTCAGTATACTAGTCCCATGACCCCTGAAGAGCGAGACCTCCTCCAAAAGACCTACGAGCTTGCACGGGAGAGCTCCGAAATACTTCGAAAGATACAGCGTTCGCAGAGGACCGCCGCGATAGCCAAGTTCATGTACTGGGCGGCCATCATCGCATTGTCTTTCGGAGCGTATTACCTCATACAGCCGTATGTCGAGACGCTCAAGGGTTCATTGAACGATATCACGGGAAACAGCGAAGTCGTATCCAGTTTCGGTCAGTTCTAAAAGTCGGTCAAATAAGCTTGGATAGCTCAGTTGGTAGAGCACTTCCCTGAAGAGGAAGGGGTCCCCAGTTCGAACCTGGGTCCAAGCACCAAAAGCACCCTATGTTTATCGAGCGCAACATCTGCAATCCCGAAGCACGAACCGGATGGATCGAGGTCATCGCAGGCTGCATGTTCTCGGGAAAGACCGAAGAGCTCATCAGGAGGCTCAATAGGAGCGCTATCGCTCGCCAGAAGGTGGCCATATTCAAGCCCAAGGTAGACAACAGATATCATGCGGACAACGTCGTATCCCACGACAGGCGCGTCATCGAATCGGTTGCCGTCGCATCCGCCCGCGATATACCGCCGCTCGTCGAAGGCATCGAAGTCGTCGGCATAGACGAAGCGCAATTCTTCAACGAATCGATCATAGACGTCGCGAACGAGCTTGCCAATTCGGGGAAGCGCGTCGTCATCGCCGGTCTCGATATGGATTACACTGGCAAGCCGTTCGGCCCCATGCCGTATCTTCTCGCCATCGCCGAATTCGTGACCAAGGTGAACGCTATTTGCGCGAGGACGGGCGAGATCGCTTCGTATACGTTCCGCCATCCCGGCGAAGACACGGCCCAGGTGCTCTTAGGCGAGAAGGACGTATACGAAGCCCGCGGCCGCCGCGCCTTCTACGAAGGCATGGAGAGCAGAGACACATATGCCGCGGCTCCAAAAAAGAAAGCCGCGATCAAAGGCAAGAAGGCTGCCAAGGCGAAGAAAAGATAGGATAAAGAGCATAAATATATACAAAAATCACCCCGCCAGGCCTTGGGGTGATTTTTGTATATATTTATGTTCGCTATACTGACTTCACTCGCAACTTATTCTGCTTCGATTTGTCTACTTTTGGTAACTTAATCGTGAGCAACCCGTGGCGCTCGATGGCTTCCGCTTCTTCCACCTCGATCTCCTCCGGAAGCATGATCGTTCGCGAGAAAGAGCCCCAATAGAGCTCTTTATGGAAATAGTCATGATCATGGACTTCCGCCGATTCCTCGCGCTTGCCTTTGATGGTAACCATATCGCGGGTGATGTTGATGTCGAGGTCTTCGGGGCGGACGCCCGCGACCATCGTCTTCAAAACGATCTCCTCGGGGGTTTGATACACGTCGACCGTGAGCTGGCCTTCTTCTTCGGACTCATCCAAAATGCCGCGGGCGTCGGCATCCGCTTCTTCAATAGCCTCGTCTTCCTCTAGTTTGACGGTGCCGGTGAGCCTTTCGAAGAACGATTTTTTTGATGGTTGCATGCTATTTAATTATGGAGCTTCTTCGCTTTTTCAAAGAGGAGGAGTATGCCGAGAGCGGCCGCCCATACGCATCCGAAAACGAAGAATGTCTTGCTTCCGTTGTCGTATATTATAAACAGGTTGAAGACCGCGTGCAATCCGATGGCGAGCGCCAGGCCGAGCATCCGCCATATATTCTGCGCGGCGCGGCTCTTATAGAATTCGCGGGCCATGGAATAGCCCAGGATCGCCGAGCAGACGACGTGGAGGAGGCTCGCTCCCACAAAGCGCATATTGCCCGTGACGAGGCTGCGCATCGTATCGCCGTCCACGAGCGGATTCAGTATGAAGAGCGCGTTCTCGAGCGCCGCGAAGCCGAGCGCGACCGTGATCATGTATTCCAGCGCGTCTATCGGCTCGTCGAAATCGCGGGTGCGAAGGGCGAAAAGCCACGCTGCGGAGAGCTTGAGGCACTCTTCGACGACGGCCCAGAGGAAGAAGGTCTGCGGCGCGAAGCCGTAGTGTTCGGCGATAGCCTTTTCAGGGAAATAGGCGAAGGGAACCATGGCCATGCCGCCGAGGAAGGCCGTCAGGATGCGGCTTCGAGGCTCGGGGTGGAGCTTGTCTTCCTGGGCCCAGAACCACAGCCATACCAGAGCGGGCAATATGCCGCCCAAAGCGGCATACGAGAAGCTCGGCAATGTGTTCATTATATCGGCCATGTTTCGATGATGAGGGGCTTCTTGTTGGCGATCGGCATGTCGGACCAGATCTCTTCGGTCACGAACGGCGTGAACGGATGGAGCGCGCGGAGCGAGCCGGCGAGGATATGGAGCAAGAGCTGCTTGCGCGACGCCTTGTCCGCGTCCGAGCCTTCAGCGAGGATCTTCTTCGAAGTCTCGATGATTATGTCCGCGAATTCATGCCAGATATAGGCATAGAGCTTCTCTGCGACGAGATAGAATTTGAGCTCGTCCATCTCTTTCGTCGCTTCCTTCAATATCTCGCGGAACTCCTCGACGATCTTCTTGTCATCGGCGCTCCACGCGGAGAATCCGGCGTCGAGCCTTTCGTCCCCGGTCGACGAGAGCACGAAGCGGGCGATATTCCAGAGCTTGTTGGCGAAGTTCTTGTAGGCGCGGATCTTGTCTTCGGACATCTTGGTATCGCTGCCCGGGCCGATGCCGACGATAAGCGACATGCGCACGGCGTCGGTGCCGTATTTTGCTCCCATATCGAGAGGGTCGATGATGTTGCCGAGGGATTTCGACATCTTCTGGCCCTTCGCATCGCGCACGAGGCCGTGAAGGTAGACGGTCTTGAACGGAATATCTCCCACGAGATATGTAGACATCAATATCATGCGCGCTACCCAGAAGAATATGATGTCGTAGCCGGTCTCGAGGACGTCGGTCGGATGGTATGCCTTCAGGTCAGGGGTGTTTTCAGGCCAGCCGAGGGCCGAGAAAGTCCACAGGCCCGACGAGAACCAGGTATCGAGCGTGTCCTCGTCCTGTTTCCAGCCTTCGCCCGGCGAAGCGAGCGATACCTGCATCGCGCCGTCCTTGTACCAGACGGGGATGCGGTGGCCGAACCATATCTGGCGCGATATGCACCAGTCGCGGAGATTCGATATCCAGTTCACGTATACTTTCTGGAATCGATCGGGGACAAAGGCGATATTCTTGTCAGCCTCGAGCATGAGCTCCTTGAGCGACTTGTTACCCCTGGCAGGGATCTTCTTGTTCACGTCGACGAACCATTGCAATTTCGGCAATGGCTCGATGATACCGCCCGTTCGTTCGGCGGTCGCCATATTCTGAGGGATCGTCTCCGTCTTTTCGAGCAAGCCTTGCGTCGCGAGCCATTCGACGACCGCCGCGCGGGCATCGAGGACTTTCTTGTCCTTCAAGAGCGCCGAATCGGCGGTCATCTTCGCGAATTCGTTTATGACCGGTATGACGGGGAGCTTGTGCCTCTGGGCGATCTCCCAGTCTATGTGGCTATGCGCAGGAGTGACGCCGACGGCGCCGGTACCGAATTGCGGATCGACCGCATCGTCGCCGACGATCTTGATATGGATCTTCGCTCCGGCGAATTCGGCGTCGTATTCCTTGCCTATGAACTGCTTGTACCGCGCGTCTTCAGGATGGACGGCGACGCCCGTATCGCCGACCTTGGTCTCCGGGCGGGTCGTGGCGATGGAGATAGGGAAGTCTTTGGAGTATTTGAACGTATAGAGCTGTCCGGCGCCTTCTTTGTAGTCGATCTCGTCGTCGGAGATCGTCGTCTGGCCCTTCGGATCCCAGTTCACGATGCGATAGCCCTGATATATCAGGGCGTCTCCGTGCATGCGCTTGAACGCCTCAAAGACCGCCTCGCCGCGCTTTTCGTCGAGCGTGTATGCTTCGCGCGACCAGTCTACGGAAGCGCCCATCTTCTTGATCTGGTTCGTAATGGTGTCATGGCTTTCCTGCGCGAACTGATTTACGCGCTTGACAAGCTCTTCGCGGCCGAGGTCCTGGCGGCGCTTGCCTTCTTTTTTATATATCTCGGTCTCGACTTTGGATTGAGTGGCGATCGCTGCGTGGTCGGTGCCCGGAAGCCAGAGCGTCTTGAATCCCTTCATGCGCTTGTAGCGGACGAGGATGTCCTGTATGACGAGCATCTCGGCGTGGCCGATATGGAGCGTGCCGGTCACGTTCGGCGGCGGCAGGACGATGGAGAAAGGCGTCGCGTGGCGCGGAGGAAGCTTGTCGGGATTGAAGTAGCCTGAATCTACCCAGGCCTTGTATACGGCATCTTCCGTAGCTGCAGGGTTATAGGGCTTCAGGAATTTGGCCGGTATGTTCGCAGGAGGATAAGGCTGCGGGAAGGGCTGCTTTGGCTCCATAAGTATAGAAAATCATAGCAAATAAGGCCTAAAATGAAAATTGCCTGAGCGCGTTGCTTTTATATCCGCGGGCCGAGAGGGAGAGTGCCGACGGCTTTAAGAGGCACGCCGGCGTCTGTAGCTTTATTCCGATTGAAATATCCTGCCAGGGCGATCATAAGGGCGTTGTCTGTCGAATGATCGATGCGGGGCAAGAGGAGCTTGATCGAGCATTCCTGCGCGAGCGTCTCGAGCGCCGTCCGGATATGCCCATTCGCTATGACGCCACCGCCGATGACGAGCGTGCCCGGCGCATAGCCTTCAATGGCTTTTCGCATCTTGGCTATGACGATGTCGGTAACGGAGTCTTCGATCTCGCGGGCATATGCGCGGACGAGATCGGGGGTCAGCTCTTTTTCTTTCTTCGCTGCGTATAGAACGGCGGTCTTCAGTCCCGAGAATGAGAAATCCAACGAATCGGAATCAAGCATCGGTCTGGGTAGGGGGGTCGCAAGCTTTATGCCTTGCGCGCGAGCCTCCGCGGCGAGCGCGCCGATTCTCGGTCCGCCCGGGTACGGCAGCTTCAGGACGCGCGCGGTCTTGTCGAAGCATTCGCCGATCGCGTCATCGAGCGTCTCGCCGATGATTTTGTACGAGCCGGCCTTCTCCATGAGAACTATCTGCGTGTGGCCGCCGGAGATAAGGAGCGAGAGGGCAGGATATGCGATATTTTCTCCGAGAAGCTTGAAATGCGCGCTCGCGTCGCCTGTATTCTCAATAAGAGCCGCGAGGATATGTCCCTCCATATGGTTGCAGGGCACGATCGGTACGTTCCACAGCATCGAAAGTGCCCGCGCGAAATTGATGCCGACCCAAAGCGCGGGCTCAAGTCCAGGACCGATAGTCACCGCGATGCGGTCTATGTCAGGGCGGGCGATGGACGGCACGGATCTCTTGAACGCTTCGAGAAGCTCCGTCTCGCGCGACAATATTTCCCCGACCGCGGCGGGGATTTTCTGCTCTTTTGTCGTCGCTGCCGCGTTCGAAATCATTCCCGCCTGTTCGAGCGTCTTCATCAGAATAGGGATCAGGTTTATCTGATGCTCGCGCTTCGCGAGCGTAGGGAAGACGCCGCCATAGGCAGCATGGACGTCTATCTGCGAATGGACGGTGTTGCCCAGCACATGCGCCGTGCCTTTCGCTTCGTCGAAACGGACGACCGACACTGCCGTCTCGTCGCACGAAGTCTCGATGCCGAGTACCGTCAGGGTTTTCATGGTGCGCGGTATAGGACTTGAACCTATGACCCTCTCAACGTCAATGAGATGCTCTACCAACTGAGCTAACCGCGCTTATATTCAGGCTGTAAGGCCTACTTTACACGAAATCGAGGCTTTTTCAACCTATTTTGCTGCAGGCGGGTCCTTCGGCCTGTCGAACAGGTCGGCGGCCTTCTTGATGACGAAATAGACGACGAGAGCGAGGATAAGGAAATTGACCGCGAGCGATATGAAATTGCCGTATTTGATGACCGAGCCGTCTATCGTGACTGAAAGATTGGCGAGATCGCTGAATTGACCGAATATGAGGCCGATCGTCGGATTTATGATGTCGACGACGAGAGAATTGACCAGGTCGGACATCGCTTTACCCAAAATAAAACCGACGGCGAAACCGATGACGCCCTGGGTCCTCACGAAATGTATGAAACCTCTGAATTGTTCGCGGATGATATTCATATGTCGATGATATTGGCGGGCTACTCGGGTATGGTACCCACACCTCGAGGCTTTGTAAGGGTATTTTAGCACGTTTGAGCCGACCCATTTGAGGTTTGTGGGTCGGGGTCTATATTTCCGAAGTTGGCACAATTTGGCACACGAAAAGGCACTGTTTCAAACAAGCGTTCCAAAGGCACTTTGGGGTATGCCCCGCTAGGAGCCATAAGGGTATTTTGAGGATATTGGAACAGCACACTGTTCCGAGGGACTGTGCCAATTTGATTTGAGAGAAAAAACATAGAATTGACACAGCGTATTGGACCGCTACAATTAGGATAACTTGAGCGATCAAGTGCCGTTCATTCCAAGACAAATACGTACTTGAGAGAATTCGATACGCTCTGCTTCTGTCTTGTCGGCGCATCAAGACCTCCGCACCCAACGTTGCAACTGGGGTGGAAGCGGACGCACGATTTCTCTCGCCATCTTCTGATGGACAGGTACTTCTCTCATACCTTCGAAGCCGTTGCAGAATCCGCACTGTCAAAATAGCGGAAGTTAAATAAACGAATAGGAGGGGTTGAAGATTTCACTGGGGTAACAAATGACTAACGCTTTTTTGCGCGTCTTTGTTATTCAAGTGAAGCACTCGACCCTTTGAATACCAAAAGACCAGCACTTTGCGTGCTGGTCTTTTGTTTTGGATGCGGATTATTAAGTTAATCAACACGCATCCATGTCCAAACAGACACCACTGGTGTGGCGCACCGAAAAACGCCGAGTAAACGATCTTCTACCCTACGAGAAGAATCCGAGAAAGATAACGGATAAGCAGATGGAAGACCTCAAAGAGAGCTTGAAGAAGTTCAACCTTGCGGAGATTCCTGCGATTAACCTAGACGGCAAGATAGTCGCTGGCCATCAGCGCATCAAAGCCCTTCAGCTCCTTGGTCGAGGAGAGGAAGAAATAGAAATCAGAATCCCTAACAGAAAGCTCTCTGCTTCAGAATTCAAGGAATACCTTCTCACCTCAAATCGCTCGGGCGGATCATGGGATTGGGAAATCCTTGCGAGCGACTTCGATATCGACACCCTGCTCGCTTCGGGATTCGACTCGACCGACCTGACCAACATCTTTGACGATTCACTCGAAGTGACCGACGACAACTTCGACGAAGAAAAAGAGTTGGAGAAAATCAAAGAAACCGATATCAAATTCGGCGACTACTTCGCTCTTGGTCGTCACCGATTGCTCTGTG includes these proteins:
- a CDS encoding MscL family protein — encoded protein: MNIIREQFRGFIHFVRTQGVIGFAVGFILGKAMSDLVNSLVVDIINPTIGLIFGQFSDLANLSVTIDGSVIKYGNFISLAVNFLILALVVYFVIKKAADLFDRPKDPPAAK
- a CDS encoding valine--tRNA ligase: MEPKQPFPQPYPPANIPAKFLKPYNPAATEDAVYKAWVDSGYFNPDKLPPRHATPFSIVLPPPNVTGTLHIGHAEMLVIQDILVRYKRMKGFKTLWLPGTDHAAIATQSKVETEIYKKEGKRRQDLGREELVKRVNQFAQESHDTITNQIKKMGASVDWSREAYTLDEKRGEAVFEAFKRMHGDALIYQGYRIVNWDPKGQTTISDDEIDYKEGAGQLYTFKYSKDFPISIATTRPETKVGDTGVAVHPEDARYKQFIGKEYDAEFAGAKIHIKIVGDDAVDPQFGTGAVGVTPAHSHIDWEIAQRHKLPVIPVINEFAKMTADSALLKDKKVLDARAAVVEWLATQGLLEKTETIPQNMATAERTGGIIEPLPKLQWFVDVNKKIPARGNKSLKELMLEADKNIAFVPDRFQKVYVNWISNLRDWCISRQIWFGHRIPVWYKDGAMQVSLASPGEGWKQDEDTLDTWFSSGLWTFSALGWPENTPDLKAYHPTDVLETGYDIIFFWVARMILMSTYLVGDIPFKTVYLHGLVRDAKGQKMSKSLGNIIDPLDMGAKYGTDAVRMSLIVGIGPGSDTKMSEDKIRAYKNFANKLWNIARFVLSSTGDERLDAGFSAWSADDKKIVEEFREILKEATKEMDELKFYLVAEKLYAYIWHEFADIIIETSKKILAEGSDADKASRKQLLLHILAGSLRALHPFTPFVTEEIWSDMPIANKKPLIIETWPI
- a CDS encoding PrsW family glutamic-type intramembrane protease, with product MADIMNTLPSFSYAALGGILPALVWLWFWAQEDKLHPEPRSRILTAFLGGMAMVPFAYFPEKAIAEHYGFAPQTFFLWAVVEECLKLSAAWLFALRTRDFDEPIDALEYMITVALGFAALENALFILNPLVDGDTMRSLVTGNMRFVGASLLHVVCSAILGYSMAREFYKSRAAQNIWRMLGLALAIGLHAVFNLFIIYDNGSKTFFVFGCVWAAALGILLLFEKAKKLHN
- a CDS encoding tRNA (adenosine(37)-N6)-threonylcarbamoyltransferase complex transferase subunit TsaD — its product is MKTLTVLGIETSCDETAVSVVRFDEAKGTAHVLGNTVHSQIDVHAAYGGVFPTLAKREHQINLIPILMKTLEQAGMISNAAATTKEQKIPAAVGEILSRETELLEAFKRSVPSIARPDIDRIAVTIGPGLEPALWVGINFARALSMLWNVPIVPCNHMEGHILAALIENTGDASAHFKLLGENIAYPALSLLISGGHTQIVLMEKAGSYKIIGETLDDAIGECFDKTARVLKLPYPGGPRIGALAAEARAQGIKLATPLPRPMLDSDSLDFSFSGLKTAVLYAAKKEKELTPDLVRAYAREIEDSVTDIVIAKMRKAIEGYAPGTLVIGGGVIANGHIRTALETLAQECSIKLLLPRIDHSTDNALMIALAGYFNRNKATDAGVPLKAVGTLPLGPRI